In Methanocaldococcus sp. FS406-22, the genomic stretch CAATTTTGATTGTTGATGACGCACACGGTACTGGAGTTTTGGGAGATGGAAAAGGGACATTAAAGCACTTTAATATAAAACCTTCTGATAATATCATCCAAATTGGAACTTTATCTAAGGCTATTGGTGGATTGGGAGGGTTTGTATGTGGGATTGAGGAGGTTATAGAGTATTTAATAAACACTTCGAGGAGTTTTATCTTTTCAACTGCTCTGCCTCCTCATGTTGTTGAAGGATGCATTAAGGCATTTGAAATTATTGAAAAGACTGATATAGTTAAAAGACTTCAAAAAAACATAAAAATAGCAAACGAAGTTTTTAAAAAATATGGATTTATCGGAGCGAACGAAGTGAGCGGAGAGCTACAAAAATTACTTCGTAATTTTTGTTCAATTAAGGAGGATAACTTAACTCCAATCTATCCATTTATTTTTAAAGAAAAAACTATGGAGATAGCAGAACATCTAATAAAAAATAACATTTTTTGTGTTGGGATTAGGTATCCAACAGTTCCTAAGGGCTTAGAGAGAATAAGAGTTAGTATAAATGTTGGACATAAAAAAGAGGATTTTGAATTGTTGTGTGAGAAGATTAGAGAGATTTATGATAGATATAGATAATTTAAATTATCATATACATTTGCACATATTCCGTTATGATTTCTTTTCCAGTGTTTTTATCAACTTTTTTATCAATTCTTTTTTGAAGGATTTTAAATCCATTCTCTTCATAAAATTTGATTAGTTTCTCATTGTTTAGTGTTTCTATTAAAATAACTCTTCCTCCAACAAGTTTATTTGCATTACATAATTATATTAAATTTTTAGAGCAAGAAAAAGTGTCTAATAAAGTTTTTACTTTTTCTTCATTATGTTCCTCCAATAATGTTTTTAGAGGAATTACAACTTCATTTTCTTTGCCCATTCAATTCCCTCTTTCAATAATCTCCTTGACTTTAATCTAATTTCCTCTGAAATTATTGGTTCTTTTGGTGGATTCTCTAAATCCTTTAAAAACCTTTCAGCAACTTCTTTATCTTTAATTATGCAAACTCCCTCCTCTAATAAGGTTGCCATGATTATCACCTAATTATTACTAAATTATTTTAACTCTTACCAATTTCAAAGATACTTATCAAAATCATTCAAATCAAACAACAAACAACCTTTAAAATCTTTATTCTCAACTCTCTTCCCAATAATAACATAGTATTTTTCATAATCATCTAATCCAACGAGTTTTGATTTTCTATCTAAATCTTTAAATATCTTTTTAACATCTTTATCTTTCAAATCTCTCCATTTTACCTCAACAAATAAGGCTTTTTTATCATTTTTATTTAAGGCAATTAAATCAATCTCCTCTCCTTTATGCCACCATCTTCCAATGCTTAAAAACTTAAATGGCAATTTACCAATTTTATTCAATTCAATTAAAAATTCTTTAGCAACATTTTCAAAGACAAATCCCAAATATTGATTATAATCAGCTTTTATCACATCAATTTCAAAGATTCCCTCTTCAATTGCAGACAAATTCGGGAAGATATATCTAAAATAAAATGCAATAAAATTATCTTTAATGTAATACCTCCCTTTCTTTGTCTTTGGGCTTTCGGTAATAGGGATTTCCCTCTCTATGAACTCCGTCTCAATTAGATTCTTTAAATATGGAGTTAAATCTGAATGTTTAAGCCCTAAATAATTCTTTATCTCTCCAAGTGTATGATTTCCAAAGGCAATTGCTTCAAGTATCTTTTTGTAAGTTGTAGGCTCTTCAAACTCATATCTCATCAAAAGATCAACCTCATATCTCAAAAAGCTATCAACTCTCTTAATCTCCTCATCTAAATAACTCCAAAATGGAAGCTTTATCTTTTCAAGATAGTATGGGATTCCATCAGCAAAACCATAAATCTCAACTAACTCCTCCCAAGTAGCTTTTGGGAAGAACTCTTTTAAATGCTTAAATTTTAAAGGTTTAATCTTCAAAACTCCAGTTTTTCTTCCATAGAGAGGGGATTTGTAGCTTAAAACCTTCTCTCCCATCATTGATATTGATGAACCAAGGATGATTAGCTTTGTCTTTGTGTCTTTCAAATGAACATCAATAATTCTTTGAAACAGAGATAAAATATTTGGATTTTCTTTAATTAAATTTGGAAACTCGTCTATAATAATGATTTTGTCCTTTAAAAAGTTAAAATATGCCTCCCAATCTTCTTTAGCATATTCAATTGTTGGAACTACCTTTAAAGCATATCTTTTGAAATGCTTTAAATTATCTCCCTCAACTGCTAAGTAATAGATATGTTCCCTATTTTCTACACTTTTTAATGCTAATTTTGTTTTTCCTATCCTTCTTCTACCATAAATAACTATGAATTCAAAGTTATTGCTATCCAATTTTTCATTTAATGCCTTTAGCTCCTTTTCCCTATTGACAAACATATCCATCCCATAATGATAATTATAATTATGATAATTGTGATTATCATTTTTATAATTTTGGTAAGTTATTTAAATAACAGATTAAAAATTTTGATGGGTGATAGGATGATATTTATAACTGGAACAGATACTGGTGTAGGGAAAACCTATGTTTCATCAATTTTAGCTGAAAATCTGAAAAAAATGGGCGTTAATGTTGGATATTTAAAGCCAGTTGAGACAGGGGGGAGAGAAGACACTCTAACTTTAAAAAATATCCTAAAAACTAACGATGACTTAGATTTAATGAATCCCATTAATTTAAAACTCCCATTATCTCCAAATATTGCGTTTGACGTTGAAAACTCTCCCTTAACTTTGGACGAGATAAAAGAGAAAATAAAAAATGCTTATAATATTTTAAAGGAAAAATATGATTTTTTGATTGTTGAAGGAGCTGGAGGGGTTTGTGTTCCAATAAAAGAGAACTTTTTAATGAGTGATTTGATTAAGTTTTTAGGATTAGATGCAGTTGTAGTTTCAAGACCTAATTTAGGAACTATAAACCACACACTACTAACTGTTGAACATTTAAGGAATAAGGGGATTAATGTTAGGGGGGTTATTATTAACTGCATAACTGATTTAAGTGAAGTTTTGTATTATGAAAAAACCTTTGAGACAATTGAAAAAGTTGGAAACATTGAGATAATTGGAATTGTTAAAAATAGGAATGATTTTGAAATTGATTTTGAAAAAATATTGGGGTGAATATTATGGAAAACATTGATAGAAATTTGCTTGAAAAATGGGATAAGGAGTATGTTTGGCATCCATACACACAGATGAAAGAGTATAGAGAATCAAAAAACTTGATTATAGAGAGAGGAGAAGGAAACTATTTAATTGACATTTATGGGAATAGATATTTAGATGCTGTTTCATCTATATGGTGTAATCTATTTGGACATAGTAGAAAGGAAATTATTGAAGCAATAAAAAATCAGGCTGATAAAATCTGCCACTCAACACTTTTAGGTTGTGGGAACGTCCCTTCTATATTATTGGCAAAAAAATTGGTAGATATAACTCCAAAGCATTTAACAAAGGTATTTTATTCAGAGGATGGAGCAGAGGCAGTTGAGATAGCTATTAAAATTGCTTATCAATATTATGTTTTGAGAGGAGATAAAGGGAGAACTAAGTTTATCTCAGTTAAAGAGGGCTACCATGGAGATACTATTGGAACAATGAGTGTTGGAGGTAGTGAGCTATTTCATGGAGTGTTTAAGCCCTTGTTGTTTAAGGGCTATCATGCAAATCCTCCATACTGCTATAGATGCAAATACCACAACTTTAAAGATACTGATGAGAGAAATGAGAAAGGCTGTGATATGAGATGCTTAGATGAGATGATTAATTTGATTGAAAAACATACTGATGAAGTATTTTGCGTTATCCTTGAAGGAGGAGTTATGGGCTCTGCTGGGATGATTCCATTTCCAGATGGGTATATTGAGGGAGTGGCAAAGGCATGTAAGGAGAATGATGTAATCTTTATCCTTGATGAGGTAGCAACTGGATTTGGTAGAACTGGGAAGATGTTCTTCTGCGATAATGAGGAGCTAAAAAAATTGGAAAAGCCAGACATCCTCTGCCTTGGGAAGGGATTGACTGGGGGGTATTTGCCATTAGCGGCAACTCTAACAACTGATGAGATATATAACCAATTCTTAGGAGAGTTTGGAGAAAGTAAGCAGTTATATCATGGGCATACATACACTGGAAACCAACTTCTATGCTCTGCTGCATTAGCAACATTGGAAATTTTTGAGAAAGAAAATGTGATAGAAAATATCCAGCCAAAAATAAAGCTTTTACATGAAGAATTAAGGAAGTTAAAGGAACTTGAGCATGTTGGAGATGTTAGAGGAAGGGGCTTTATGATTGGTATAGAGCTTGTAAAAGATAAAGAAACTAAAGAACCATATCCTTACGGTTATAAAGCTGGCTATAGGGTTGCTGAAAAATTACTTGAAAAAGGTATCTATATGAGACCAATTGGTAATGTTGTTATCTTAGTCCCACCATTGTCAATAACGGAGGAGGAGATTATTTATCTTTGTGATTCCTTATATGATGCTATAAAAGAGGCAGATTTATAAAATTTTTGTGAATTCTCTTTTTTAGTCTATAATGTTTTGAATATTATTTTAGACAAATCAGTAGAATTATTATTTGTTTTTATTTGTAAAACCGTAATATTTATTAACTATTATACTCGAAATTATTATTGCGTATATCCAATTACTACAGATTTGCAAATAAATGTGGTGAATAATATGGAAGAAAACTGGCATTACACAAACTCATTTTTAATAAACAAACATTTTATTGATATTGTTTCAAAAAATTGTGTAAGAATTGTGTGTAAAATTAATTATTTGGATAAAAAAGAAGATATTGAGAAATTACTCCATTCAATTGCTGCGACTCTTGGAGGAGTTTATATTGAAGATTATAACCCGTTAAAAAATGAATTTTCATTTTATATTTGGAAAAGGATATTAAACAAAAAAATAAAAGATTTAAAAAGTGAGGAGTTAGAAAAGAGAATGGAAGATTTGGGAATTAAGGATATAAAAAATAAAACATTATTAGATTATGTAACGAAAAAATATGAAAATGAAATCAATTTTAAGATTATTAATGAAGAGAAAGTAAATTGGAATGAATTAAATTATGAAATTAAAGAGAAGATAGTCTTAGGAGCAATTAAGGCTCATCCTGCAATAAGAAAATTAATAGAGTATAAAGAAGAAGAACTTTTAGAAGATATTGGACAAAAAATACTAACATATTTTACTATAACAGTTGAATCTGACGAAAATGAGAACTATTTTTTAGTAGTTATGCCAAAACATAGAATTATAAGTTCAGAAACTATTTATGAAATGCTAAAAAGTAATAAAATCGATATTAATAAATTGAAAAGAGATTTATTAGGGGGTAGTGTCTTTATCACTACATCAAGAAAAGGAGTAAGAAGAAAAAAAGTAAAAATTAAGAAAATTATAAGTCCTAAGGAAAGAGAATATCGGAAATATGTTGAGATTATAAATAATTACTATAAAGAAAAAGGCATACCTATCAAAGTAGGAGGGGAAGATATCCATTGCTATATACTCATTGGAGAAGAGAAAATAGATGTATACCACACTAAAAATGCCTTGTTGTACAAGGGAATTGATGAAAAAACTCAAAAGATTATTTTAGATAAAGGTAAATTTCTACATGAATTAGAAACAGCAAAACAAATTTTAAGTAAATATGGAAATCTTATTGACTTTGACGGAGAATTTTCAAATATTCTTACGAAAGATGGATATGTAATGACACAACTTTCCACAGTTCCAAAAATAAATATAAAATTAAGAACAAAAAACGGAATTAAAACATATAACTACTTAAAATTAATGTATTTATTTGACTGGATTTTTAATAAAACATTAAATGACAGAGAGATATTTCTTCCATTAGTAATTCCACCAATGCTGAAAGAAAAAGAAAAAATTGGTATTTATATATTCTACTCCAATATTTCAGATGTAGAGTTAAATTTCATAAAGGATATTTTTAGAAAATTGTCAATCTTACATAAATTAGATAAAAACATTCCAAAAATTGAAATAAAATTAGAAAAAGAAATAGATTTTGAGGATTATGCTAATTCTCGTGCAATAATAACTCAAACAGTTTTAAATAATTCAGAAGAAAAAGAACAACCATTTTTAATTTGTATCTCTCCAAAACTTCCAAATAATGAATTTGATGAATTAAAATCTCATCTTTTCTCCTATCAACAAACAACATTTCATCAATTCATGTATCCATTTAATTTGAAAAGATGTTTAAATGACGATGATTTTAAAAAACCATTTATTAATAGCATTTTATCCCAATTCTTTCACAAAATGGGGATGTATTTATTTTCTTTTAGTGAGGAGTTGGGGGATTATGATTTTATAATTGGGTATGATATTACCAAAGAAAAAGATGAAAATGATAAAATAAAAGGCATTGGTGGTTCTGCTATAATTTATAACAGTCATGGACATGTTATTACAACTGTAACTTTTGAAGATGTCCATACATCAAGTGAAATTGCAAGATATGAAAAATTGTTTGCAAAAGTCTATAGTGAATTGGTTCCACACTTAAACCTAAATAACAAAAGAAAAATTAAAATTCTCCTACTAAAAGATGGAAGAATATTCAAAAAGGAATTAGA encodes the following:
- the bioA gene encoding adenosylmethionine--8-amino-7-oxononanoate transaminase, producing MENIDRNLLEKWDKEYVWHPYTQMKEYRESKNLIIERGEGNYLIDIYGNRYLDAVSSIWCNLFGHSRKEIIEAIKNQADKICHSTLLGCGNVPSILLAKKLVDITPKHLTKVFYSEDGAEAVEIAIKIAYQYYVLRGDKGRTKFISVKEGYHGDTIGTMSVGGSELFHGVFKPLLFKGYHANPPYCYRCKYHNFKDTDERNEKGCDMRCLDEMINLIEKHTDEVFCVILEGGVMGSAGMIPFPDGYIEGVAKACKENDVIFILDEVATGFGRTGKMFFCDNEELKKLEKPDILCLGKGLTGGYLPLAATLTTDEIYNQFLGEFGESKQLYHGHTYTGNQLLCSAALATLEIFEKENVIENIQPKIKLLHEELRKLKELEHVGDVRGRGFMIGIELVKDKETKEPYPYGYKAGYRVAEKLLEKGIYMRPIGNVVILVPPLSITEEEIIYLCDSLYDAIKEADL
- a CDS encoding ATP-binding protein translates to MFVNREKELKALNEKLDSNNFEFIVIYGRRRIGKTKLALKSVENREHIYYLAVEGDNLKHFKRYALKVVPTIEYAKEDWEAYFNFLKDKIIIIDEFPNLIKENPNILSLFQRIIDVHLKDTKTKLIILGSSISMMGEKVLSYKSPLYGRKTGVLKIKPLKFKHLKEFFPKATWEELVEIYGFADGIPYYLEKIKLPFWSYLDEEIKRVDSFLRYEVDLLMRYEFEEPTTYKKILEAIAFGNHTLGEIKNYLGLKHSDLTPYLKNLIETEFIEREIPITESPKTKKGRYYIKDNFIAFYFRYIFPNLSAIEEGIFEIDVIKADYNQYLGFVFENVAKEFLIELNKIGKLPFKFLSIGRWWHKGEEIDLIALNKNDKKALFVEVKWRDLKDKDVKKIFKDLDRKSKLVGLDDYEKYYVIIGKRVENKDFKGCLLFDLNDFDKYL
- the bioF gene encoding 8-amino-7-oxononanoate synthase; this translates as MFREKLRKEIETIKSNGLYRFLREKGNNILDFSSNDYLCLSKHPEVIEAVKEGLKYGAGSTGSRLTSGNINHQRLEEKIAEFKETERALVYSSGYATNVGVISSLCKKGDLILSDKLNHASIIDGCRLSKADVLIYNHCDVEHLINLIEESYKKYNNLFIITDGVFSMDGDIAPLRDLKKIADEFNAILIVDDAHGTGVLGDGKGTLKHFNIKPSDNIIQIGTLSKAIGGLGGFVCGIEEVIEYLINTSRSFIFSTALPPHVVEGCIKAFEIIEKTDIVKRLQKNIKIANEVFKKYGFIGANEVSGELQKLLRNFCSIKEDNLTPIYPFIFKEKTMEIAEHLIKNNIFCVGIRYPTVPKGLERIRVSINVGHKKEDFELLCEKIREIYDRYR
- the bioD gene encoding dethiobiotin synthase is translated as MIFITGTDTGVGKTYVSSILAENLKKMGVNVGYLKPVETGGREDTLTLKNILKTNDDLDLMNPINLKLPLSPNIAFDVENSPLTLDEIKEKIKNAYNILKEKYDFLIVEGAGGVCVPIKENFLMSDLIKFLGLDAVVVSRPNLGTINHTLLTVEHLRNKGINVRGVIINCITDLSEVLYYEKTFETIEKVGNIEIIGIVKNRNDFEIDFEKILG
- a CDS encoding Piwi domain-containing protein, translating into MEENWHYTNSFLINKHFIDIVSKNCVRIVCKINYLDKKEDIEKLLHSIAATLGGVYIEDYNPLKNEFSFYIWKRILNKKIKDLKSEELEKRMEDLGIKDIKNKTLLDYVTKKYENEINFKIINEEKVNWNELNYEIKEKIVLGAIKAHPAIRKLIEYKEEELLEDIGQKILTYFTITVESDENENYFLVVMPKHRIISSETIYEMLKSNKIDINKLKRDLLGGSVFITTSRKGVRRKKVKIKKIISPKEREYRKYVEIINNYYKEKGIPIKVGGEDIHCYILIGEEKIDVYHTKNALLYKGIDEKTQKIILDKGKFLHELETAKQILSKYGNLIDFDGEFSNILTKDGYVMTQLSTVPKINIKLRTKNGIKTYNYLKLMYLFDWIFNKTLNDREIFLPLVIPPMLKEKEKIGIYIFYSNISDVELNFIKDIFRKLSILHKLDKNIPKIEIKLEKEIDFEDYANSRAIITQTVLNNSEEKEQPFLICISPKLPNNEFDELKSHLFSYQQTTFHQFMYPFNLKRCLNDDDFKKPFINSILSQFFHKMGMYLFSFSEELGDYDFIIGYDITKEKDENDKIKGIGGSAIIYNSHGHVITTVTFEDVHTSSEIARYEKLFAKVYSELVPHLNLNNKRKIKILLLKDGRIFKKELEKLSLISKKYGFEIIYIDVRKSTKLRFFDIKSKKAVPEGKNAYTKFGRAYYVSSHYYKRFLKQPIKIVEKYRIDDGSYKGVKIEEKDIKQLILLTKINFSQLMPDKMKLPAPVHYAHKHVNAVRRGWKVDDKTILRNGCLPTI